The following nucleotide sequence is from Desulfovibrio aminophilus DSM 12254.
GCAAGGACGAGTACGACATTCTGGTCAAGCTGCCGGAAAAGGACCGCCATTCGGTGGAGATCCTGCGCCGCCTCACGGTCTCCGGCTCGGCCGGGCAGCCCGTGCCCATCACCTCCCTGGCCTCGGTGGAGCTGGCCAGCGGCCTGGGCGGCATCCACCGCATCGACCAGAAACGCGTGGTGACCATCTCGGCCGACGCCTCGGGCCGGTTGGCCAACGACATCATCACCGACATCAAGGCCAGGCTGGCGGACTTCCCCTGGCCCAAGGGCTACCGGGTCAGCTACACCGGCGAGCAGAAGGAGCAGGACAAGGCCCAGGACTTCCTGTCCAAGGCCTTCCTGGCCGCCCTGTTCCTCATCTTCATGACCCTGGTGCTCCAGTTCGACACGCTCATGAGCCCGGTCATCATCCTGACCTCGGTGGTCCTCTCGCTCATCGGCGTGTTCCTCGGCCTGCTCGTCACCGACATGCCCTTCGGCGTGATCATGACAGGTGTGGGCGTGGTCAGTCTGGCGGGCGTGGTGGTGAACAACGCCATCGTGCTCATCGACTATTACAACCAACTGCGGGCAGGCGGCATGGCTTCCCGGGAGGCCCTGGTGCTCACCGGCCGCCTGCGCTTCCGGCCCGTGGCGCTCACCGCCCTGACCACCGTGCTCGGCCTGGTGCCCATGGCCACGGGCGTGAGCTTCGACTTCCTCAACTTCCGCTGGGACGTGGGCGGGGAGTCCTCGCAGTGGTGGGGTTCCATGGCCGTGGCCGTGATCTTCGGTTTGGCCGTGGCCACGCTCCTGACGTTGGTGGTGGTGCCGGTGCTCCTCTCTTTCCAGGAGAGCCTGCGGACACGCCGGCAGCGCTCCGACACGGAAAACAAAACCGGGCATACCGATTCCTGATCCCGGGGCGTTGCGCCCCGGGGCCCGGACAGGCTAGACTCGCGCCATGGACATCCGGGCCCTCCTGGCCGAGGGCATCCGCCAGGAGCACCTCAAGATCGGCGAGTGCGTCTTCACCACCCGGGATATGCTCATCGTCACGGTCCTCGGCAGTTGCGTCTCGGCCGTCTTCCACCACCCTCCGACGCGGGCGGCGGCCATGTTCCACGCCATGCTCCCGGACAGCAGCCAGACCTCCAATCCGGTGCGCCATCCCTGCACCTTCGCCGACCTGGCCGTGGCCGCGGTGATGGAACGCTTCCGTCGGCTCGACGTTCCGCCCCAGGAAATCCGGGTGCGCCT
It contains:
- a CDS encoding chemotaxis protein CheD; the encoded protein is MDIRALLAEGIRQEHLKIGECVFTTRDMLIVTVLGSCVSAVFHHPPTRAAAMFHAMLPDSSQTSNPVRHPCTFADLAVAAVMERFRRLDVPPQEIRVRLFGGAGALCPEERDRLRDMLDVGAKNVAAARLALKIHELRVLSEDVLGPRGRKILFHTGSGRSWLRDVNAGPDDPFQVRD